The region GATTGGCACCGCGCAACACCCGAGTTTCGCTCAGGCGCTGGAAACCTCAATGGTCTGCGAAATTCCGTTCGAAACGCTGGACGATCTCTCTGGGAAAATGCCGAACCTCCGTCAACAGATGATGCGCTTGATGAGTGGCGAAATCCGTGGCGACCAGGACATGATTCTGCTGCTGTCGAAGAAGAACGCTGAAGAGCGTCTGGCAGCGTTTGTTTACAACCTTTCCCGCCGTTTTGCCCAACGTGGCTTCTCACCGCGTGAATTCCGTCTGACCATGACGCGCGGTGACATTGGTAACTACCTAGGGCTGACCGTTGAAACCATCAGCCGTCTGCTGGGACGTTTCCAGAAAAGTGGTACGCTGGCAGTAAAAGGGAAATACATTACGATCGAGAATATCGATGCGCTTTCCGAATTAGCCGGGTCTTCACGTAAATAATACTTCCAGCCTAACTCGTTGACGCTACCACTTTTTTTTGCTGTGGCAGCGTCATCGTTTTCCCCTTCCCTGCATCATCCGTGATATTTCCTATTTTGTTATTCTGCGGCTTATCTCTGTTGTTCAAAACGATCCCATTGCGGTACTCTTAATTTACGGGCTGTGGAGTAACAGCTGTTTGGAGGAGCTATGGCAAAGTATCAGAATTTACTGGTAGCTATTGACCCAAATCAGGATGACCAACCAGCGCTGCGTCGGGCGGTTTATCTGGTTCAGCGACTTGGCGGCCATATTAAGGCATTTCTGCCGATTTATGATTTCTCTTATGAAATGACTACCCTGCTTTCCCCTGATGAAAGGGGGGAGATGCGTCAAGGTGTTATTCAGCAACGGACCGAGTGGATTAAGGAACAGTGTAAACACTACCTTGAGGCTGGCGTTTCGATAGAGATCAAAGTGGTCTGGCACAATAAGCCGTTTGAAGCCATCATTCGGGAAGTAATTTCTGGGCAACATGACCTGTTGTTGAAAATGGCCCATCAGCACGATCGGCTGGAAGCCGTTATCTTTACGCCAACAGACTGGCAATTACTGAGAAAATGTCCTTGCCCCGTGTGGATGGTAAAAGATCAGCCATGGCCGACCGAAGGCCGAGCATTGGTTGCCGTCAATCTGGCCAGTGAAGATCCTTATCACGATCCACTCAATATCAAACTGGTATCAGAAACGCTGGAGCTAGCGCAGCAGGTTGACCAAACCGAAGTTCACTTGGTTGGCGCTTACCCGGTTACCCCCATCAATATCGCCATTGAATTGCCTGATTTCGATCCCAGCGTCTACAACGATGCGATTCGAGGGCAGCACTTGATTGCCATGAAATCGCTACGCCAGAAGTTCAGCTTGGATGAACGCGTAACACACGTAGAAAAAGGGCTGCCAGAAGAGGTGATTCCCGACTTGGCGGAACATTTGCAGGCTGGCGTCGTGGTTCTGGGATCGTTGGGCAGAACCGGCCTTTCCGCTGCCTTTATCGGCAACACCGTCGAACATGTGATTGATCACCTGAAGTGCGACCTGCTAGCGATCAAACCCGATGATTTCGTTTCGCCGATTACGCAGGAAGATAGCGAAAACGATTGATCGTTCATTGCATCGCTTTCAGCATCAAATAATGCCAGCCTTCGTGCTGGCATTATTTTTCGCAGTATCATAGATATAATAGATGTGAAAAAGGGGCGATGTTCGCCCCTTTCGTTTTCTACGTTCTACCACGCTTACAGCGCTTTCAGAATCGCCTCAACGCTGTCTTTGGCATCGCCAAACAACATCTGCGTGTTCTCTTTAAAGAATAGTGGGTTCTGTACGCCAGCGTAACCGGTATTCATGGAACGCTTAAACACGATAACATTCTGCGCTTTCCACACTTCCAGTACTGGCATGCCAGCAATTGGGCTATGCGGATCTTCTTGCGCCGCCGGGTTAACGGTGTCATTCGCGCCAATGACCAGCACAGTGTCAGTGTCGGTGAAATCGTCATTAATTTCATCCATTTCCAGCACGATGTCGTAAGGCACTTTCGCTTCAGCTAACAGTACGTTCATATGTCCAGGTAAACGCCCGGCAACCGGGTGAATACCAAAGCGAACATTGATACCACGAGCACGCAGTTTTGCAGTGATGTCATGCACAGGGTATTGCGCCTGTGCAACGGCCATGCCGTATCCCGGCGTGATAATGACCGAGGTTGAGTTCTTGAGCAAATCAGCTACATCTTCCGCTGAAGCCTCACGATATTCTCCGACCTCTTCGCTCTCACTGGAGGATACCCCATCGGTACCAAAACCACCGGCAATCACGCTGATAAAGGAGCGGTTCATCGCCTTACACATAATGTAAGACAGAATTGCACCGGAAGAACCCACCAGAGCACCGGTCACGATCAACAGGTCATTGCTCAGCATGAAGCCTGCTGCTGCGGCCGCCCAACCGGAGTAGGAGTTCAGCATGGAAACGACGACCGGCATGTCTGCACCGCCAATCGATGCAACCAAGTGCCAACCAAACACCAGCGCAATCGCCGTCATCAGAATCAGCGCCAGTACCTGCAACGCTACGCTGCCGGTGTTGACGAAAACCAATAACAGCAGGAAGGACACAACCAGCGCCGCCAGATTCATTTTATGGCGATGAGGCAACATCAACGGTTTGGAAGAGATATTGCCGCGCAGTTTACCAAACGCGATAACTGAGCCTGTGAAGGTCACCGCACCGATGAAGATACCCAGGAAGACTTCCGTCAAATGGATATTGACCATCACTGGATCGGTGATTTCACCGTGGTCGAGGAAGCTGTTAAAGCCGACCAGTACCGCAGCCAATCCCACAAAGCTGTGAAGAATAGCGACCAGTTCTGGCATTTCGGTCATTTCAACCTTACGCGCCAGATAAATACCGATTGATCCACCGATCGCCATTGCCACGATGATCCAGCCAACGTTGCCAGAATCAGGCCCCAGAATCGTCGCGATCAGCGCAAGCGCCATCCCGCTGATCCCGAAGATGTTCCCTTGTTGCGACGTTTCGTGCTTGGACAACCCGGCCAAACTGAAAATAAAGAGAATTGCGGCAACAATGTATGCAGCAGTTACTAATCCACCAGACATGTGTTACCCCTTAGTTTTTACGGAACATTTTCAGCATGCGCTGAGTCACGGTGAAACCACCGAAAATATTGATGCTGGCAATCAATACGGCAATGAATGAGAAAAATGACACCCATCCGCCGTGACCGATTTGCAACAATGCTCCGACAACGATAATGCCTGATATCGCGTTAGTCACTGACATCAGTGGCGTGTGCAACGCGTGGCTGACATTCCAGACCACGTAATAGCCCACAACGCAGGACAACGCAAAAACAGTAAAGTGAGACAGGAACTCTTTAGGTGCGACATCAGCCAGCCAGCCAAACAGCAGAATGGCAATCACGAGGAACGCGTATTTCTTCCACGGTGATGTTGGCTTGGCTTCTGCTTTCACCGGTGCAGCGGCCGGTTTTGCCTGTTGTGGCTGCGCTGAAACCTGAATTGGCGGCGCTGGCCAGGTAATTTCACCTTCTTTAATAACGGTCACACCGCGAATCACGGTGTCGTCAAAATCGACATCGATTTCGCCGTCTTTCTCTTTGCAGAGCAACTTAAGCAGGTTTACCAGATTCGTGCCGTAAAGCTGTGAGGATTGTGTTGGTAGACGGCTAGGTAAATCGGTGTAACCGATAATTTTGACGCCGTTCTCCGTCACGGTCACGCGGTCGGCAACGGTCAATTCGCAGTTCCCACCCGTTTGCGCTGCCAAATCGACGATCACGCTGCCGGGCTTCATGCTCAGCACCATCTCTTTGGTAATCAGGCGCGGAGCCGGTTTCCCTGGGATCAAGGCGGTAGTGACGATAATGTCGACGTCTTTTGCCTGGGCCGCAAACAGTTCCATTTCCGCTTTGATAAAGGCTTCAGACATGACTTTGGCATAGCCGTCACCGCTGCCCGCCTCTTCTTCAAAGTCGAGTTCGAGGAACTCGGCTCCCATACTTTTAACCTGCTCCTTCACTTCAGGGCGAGTGTCAAAAGCACGAACGATAGCACCTAAACTACCTGCTGCGCCGATCGCAGCCAAACCGGCTACCCCTGCGCCAATAATCATGACTTTAGCGGGCGGAACCTTACCCGCAGCGGTAATCTGTCCGGTAAAGAAACGGCCAAATTCGTGGGCAGCTTCAACGATAGCGCGATAGCCTGCAATGTTGGCCATCGAACTCAGTGCATCCAGTGACTGTGCGCGCGAAATACGTGGCACAGAATCCATTGCCATCACCGTCACTTGACGGGCAGCCAGTTTTTCCAGCAGTACCGGGTTTTGCGCCGGCCAAATGAAACTGACAACCGTACTGCCCGCACGGGTCAGCTCGATTTCATCATCCTGCGGCGCATTCACCTTCAGGACAATATCGGATTGCCAGACTTCTGAGCTGTCAACAATCGACGCGCCGGCTTCTTCGTATGCCGCATCGTCAAAACTTGCCAGTTTTCCTGCCTCACGTTCTATCGAGACCGTAAAACCCAGTTTCAGCAGCTGTTCAACCGTTTTCGGCGTAGCTGCTACACGGGCTTCATTGGCCAACCGCTCTCTTGGTACACCAATACGCATGCTGATACCCTTTTCGCTTATTTTTAACGAAGGTTATTATTCTCACCCTACTCTGTTATACGAATTCGCCGAGACCCACTGCACCCTGTATCCCCGCATTCACGCGGTAGGAAGAGGGTTTACTCATCTTCTACCACACGCTTTTTCGGGGCGTCTCACTGTAGGCGAACTCATTTATAACGTACTGAAAATGTGATCGATGATCCATAAATAAAATGAATTTCACAGAAAAGCCGAGTTATCACAGGTTCTGCCAGCCTTTCTTGGTCGAAAATCATGCTCTTCTCTGCCTTTTGTAGCATTATTATGGAAGTATTTTTCTGTGCTGTTTCACAAAAACGATGTGTTACAAGGTTGTTAATGTGATAAATCACATAAATATCCCTTATGATGGCAAAACAATCATTAACCGTTATTATTAGCACTTTTCTTGTTCTTAGCTGAAGCATTACGGCTTTTCGGCGCCACTGAAAATGCTAAAGCACAAGAATTTATTCCGTGCGATAATCAACCCCATTCCGTTACAGGTTGATTGCTATACCTTAAATAATTCGAGTTGCAGGAAGGCGAAAGGGTTTTTTATGAAGCTGAAGACTACTGTTATTGCGTCCACATTATTGTTATCACTCTCGGCATTTTCAGCGCAGGCGGCACAGGAACTGACACCTGAGCAGGCAGAATCCCTGCAACCCTTTGAGCGTATTACGTTTAAAGGACGATTTAACGCAATCAATGAAGCGGTAGCCGCAGCATCAAAACGCGCCGACAAAGCGGGCGCAGCGTCGTTTTATGTGCAATCTATGACGGATGCGAATACAAGCGACTCTTGGAATGTTACTGTTGACCTGTATCGCAAAGATGCGCCAAAAGCGAAACAAGATGTGCAATATCGCACCATCTACGGCGTGAAAGAACTGCCGAAAGATGCGGCCTATTTGCTGGAACCTTATGACACAGTCACTGTGAGCGGTTTATTCAGCACTCAGCCTGACCTAATCGATGCGATTGCGAAAGCAGCAAAAGAGAAAAATGCTGACTCGTTTTACATCGTACGCCAGATTGATGTG is a window of Pectobacterium punjabense DNA encoding:
- the uspE gene encoding universal stress protein UspE, producing MAKYQNLLVAIDPNQDDQPALRRAVYLVQRLGGHIKAFLPIYDFSYEMTTLLSPDERGEMRQGVIQQRTEWIKEQCKHYLEAGVSIEIKVVWHNKPFEAIIREVISGQHDLLLKMAHQHDRLEAVIFTPTDWQLLRKCPCPVWMVKDQPWPTEGRALVAVNLASEDPYHDPLNIKLVSETLELAQQVDQTEVHLVGAYPVTPINIAIELPDFDPSVYNDAIRGQHLIAMKSLRQKFSLDERVTHVEKGLPEEVIPDLAEHLQAGVVVLGSLGRTGLSAAFIGNTVEHVIDHLKCDLLAIKPDDFVSPITQEDSEND
- the pntA gene encoding Re/Si-specific NAD(P)(+) transhydrogenase subunit alpha, whose amino-acid sequence is MRIGVPRERLANEARVAATPKTVEQLLKLGFTVSIEREAGKLASFDDAAYEEAGASIVDSSEVWQSDIVLKVNAPQDDEIELTRAGSTVVSFIWPAQNPVLLEKLAARQVTVMAMDSVPRISRAQSLDALSSMANIAGYRAIVEAAHEFGRFFTGQITAAGKVPPAKVMIIGAGVAGLAAIGAAGSLGAIVRAFDTRPEVKEQVKSMGAEFLELDFEEEAGSGDGYAKVMSEAFIKAEMELFAAQAKDVDIIVTTALIPGKPAPRLITKEMVLSMKPGSVIVDLAAQTGGNCELTVADRVTVTENGVKIIGYTDLPSRLPTQSSQLYGTNLVNLLKLLCKEKDGEIDVDFDDTVIRGVTVIKEGEITWPAPPIQVSAQPQQAKPAAAPVKAEAKPTSPWKKYAFLVIAILLFGWLADVAPKEFLSHFTVFALSCVVGYYVVWNVSHALHTPLMSVTNAISGIIVVGALLQIGHGGWVSFFSFIAVLIASINIFGGFTVTQRMLKMFRKN
- the ydgH gene encoding DUF1471 family protein YdgH, translated to MKLKTTVIASTLLLSLSAFSAQAAQELTPEQAESLQPFERITFKGRFNAINEAVAAASKRADKAGAASFYVQSMTDANTSDSWNVTVDLYRKDAPKAKQDVQYRTIYGVKELPKDAAYLLEPYDTVTVSGLFSTQPDLIDAIAKAAKEKNADSFYIVRQIDVNSNSANQRATAFIYKADAPKRQLQKPDAIPADSDAGRAALAAGGAEAAKVEIPGVAYSDSPSRSVGNFFETQSSKGGRYTVTLPDGTQIQELNNATAAQMVPFDSIQFRGNYTNITQISEAVAKRAGEKGAKYYHITRQWEGKGNNMTISADLYK
- the pntB gene encoding Re/Si-specific NAD(P)(+) transhydrogenase subunit beta, whose translation is MSGGLVTAAYIVAAILFIFSLAGLSKHETSQQGNIFGISGMALALIATILGPDSGNVGWIIVAMAIGGSIGIYLARKVEMTEMPELVAILHSFVGLAAVLVGFNSFLDHGEITDPVMVNIHLTEVFLGIFIGAVTFTGSVIAFGKLRGNISSKPLMLPHRHKMNLAALVVSFLLLLVFVNTGSVALQVLALILMTAIALVFGWHLVASIGGADMPVVVSMLNSYSGWAAAAAGFMLSNDLLIVTGALVGSSGAILSYIMCKAMNRSFISVIAGGFGTDGVSSSESEEVGEYREASAEDVADLLKNSTSVIITPGYGMAVAQAQYPVHDITAKLRARGINVRFGIHPVAGRLPGHMNVLLAEAKVPYDIVLEMDEINDDFTDTDTVLVIGANDTVNPAAQEDPHSPIAGMPVLEVWKAQNVIVFKRSMNTGYAGVQNPLFFKENTQMLFGDAKDSVEAILKAL
- the fnr gene encoding fumarate/nitrate reduction transcriptional regulator Fnr, whose protein sequence is MIPEKRIIRRIQSGGCAIHCQDCSISQLCIPFTLNEHELDQLDNIIERKKPIQKGQALFKAGDELRSLYAIRSGTIKSYTITEQGDEQITGFHLAGDLVGFDAIGTAQHPSFAQALETSMVCEIPFETLDDLSGKMPNLRQQMMRLMSGEIRGDQDMILLLSKKNAEERLAAFVYNLSRRFAQRGFSPREFRLTMTRGDIGNYLGLTVETISRLLGRFQKSGTLAVKGKYITIENIDALSELAGSSRK